A window from Acinonyx jubatus isolate Ajub_Pintada_27869175 chromosome E1, VMU_Ajub_asm_v1.0, whole genome shotgun sequence encodes these proteins:
- the ASPSCR1 gene encoding tether containing UBX domain for GLUT4 isoform X5, with the protein MAAPAGGGGSAVSVLAPNGRRHTVKVTPSTVLLQVLEDTCQRQNFNPSEYDLKFQRNVLDLSLQWRFANLPNNAKLEMVPVSRSREGPENMVRIALQLDDGSRLQDTFYSGQTLWELLNHFAQTRECLEQPSEASPVCVYMRDEVTGRASLQSTTLKSLGLTGGSAIIRFAMKRRSQEPGVSRTKTPGSPAPSLSADQATGGPLLPLNSVGLSQGDVSHQDEVGTSGASRVDAPAKQISKEPAPAPFVPFSGGGRRLGGSSGSARSLTSPSAKPPKSFSGPGGPSKPKKSRPGQEPGSEPEPPVDRDPVVCHPDLGELLQACPAELPDEFFEVTVDDVRRRLAQLRSERKRLEEAPLVTKAFREAQKREKLERYPKVVLRVLFPDRYILQGFFRPNETVGDLRDFVRSHLGNPELPFYLFITPPKTILDDHRLTLFQASSWSPGCWNAPSPRLRLTCWWPGACPGLLGPRPRCQPLTLHPVTWSQRLRRGRWGSLNPAPRRPSRSRGIWARCPSG; encoded by the exons ATGGCGGCCCCAGCAGGCGGCGGGGGCTCCGCGGTGTCGGTACTGGCTCCGAACGGGCGGCGCCACACAGTGAAGGTGACGCCGAGCACCGTGCTGCTGCag GTTCTGGAGGACACATGCCAGCGGCAGAACTTCAACCCCAGCGAGTACGATCTGAA GTTTCAGAGGAATGTTCTTGACCTCTCTCTCCAGTGGAGATTTGCCAACCTGCCGAATAACGCCAAGCTGGAGATGGTGCCTGTCTCCCGGAGCCGCGAGGGGCCCGAGAACATG GTTCGCATCGCTCTGCAGCTGGATGATGGCTCCAGATTGCAAGACACTTTCTATTCAGGCCAGACGCTCTGGGAGCTTCTCAACCATTTTGCACAGACCAG ggAGTGCCTGGAGCAGCCGAGCGAGGCGAGCCCGGTCTGTGTGTACATGCGGGACGAG GTGACCGGCAGAGCCTCCTTGCAGAGCACGACGCTCAAGTCTCTAGGTCTCACCGGGGGCAGCGCCATCATCAG GTTCGCCATGAAGCGACGCAGTCAGGAGCCTGGGGTCTCCCGGACCAAGACCCCAGGGAGCCCGGCCCCCTCCCTGTCGGCCGACCAGGCCACCGGCGGCCCTCTGCTCCCGCTGAATTCGGTGGGGCTCAGCCAGGGTGACGTGAGCCATCAGGATGAAGTGGGCACCTCGGGGGCCAGCCGCGTGGACGCTCCAGCGAAGCAGATCTCGAAGgagcctgcccccgccccctttGTTCCTTTCTCAGGTGGGGGACGGCGACTGGGGGGCTCGTCCGGGTCTGCCAGGTCTCTGACGTCGCCCTCAGCCAAACCGCCGAAGTCCTTCTCCGGCCCGGGAGGCCCCTCCAAGCCGAAGAAGTCGAGGCCTGGCCAGGAGCCCGGGTCAGAGCCGGAGCCG CCGGTGGATCGGGACCCCGTGGTGTGCCACCCGGACCTGGGAGAGCTGCTCCAGGCTTGCCCTGCGGAGCTGCCGGATGAGTTCTTCGAGGTGACCGTGGACGACGTGAGGAGGCGCCTGGCCCAGCTCAGGAGCGAGCG GAAGCGCCTGGAGGAAGCGCCCTTAGTGACCAAGGCTTTCAGGGAGGCTCAGAAGAGGGAGAAGCTGGAGCGGTACCCCAAG GTGGTCCTGAGGGTCCTGTTCCCTGACCGCTACATCCTGCAGGGCTTTTTCCGCCCTAATGAGACAG TGGGGGATCTGCGGGACTTCGTGAGAAGCCACCTGGGGAATCCTGAGCTGCCATTCTATTTGT TCATCACTCCTCCAAAAACCATCCTGGATGACCACAGGCTGACCCTCTTTCAG GCCTCTTCCTGGAGCCCAGGCTGCTGGAACGCACCGTCTCCCCGTCTGCGGCTGACTTGCTGGTGGCCAG GTGCATGCCCAGGGCTGCTGGGGCCCCGCCCCCGATGCCAGCCCCTGACCCTGCACCCCGTGACTTGGAGCCAACGGCTGAGGCGGGGGCGGTGGGGCTCCCTGAATCCCGCCCCGAGACGGCCCAGCCGGTCAAGAGGGATCTGGGCAAGGTGCCCAAGTGGCTGA
- the ASPSCR1 gene encoding tether containing UBX domain for GLUT4 isoform X2 — MAAPAGGGGSAVSVLAPNGRRHTVKVTPSTVLLQVLEDTCQRQNFNPSEYDLKFQRNVLDLSLQWRFANLPNNAKLEMVPVSRSREGPENMVRIALQLDDGSRLQDTFYSGQTLWELLNHFAQTRECLEQPSEASPVCVYMRDEVTGRASLQSTTLKSLGLTGGSAIIRFAMKRRSQEPGVSRTKTPGSPAPSLSADQATGGPLLPLNSVGLSQGDVSHQDEVGTSGASRVDAPAKQISKEPAPAPFVPFSGGGRRLGGSSGSARSLTSPSAKPPKSFSGPGGPSKPKKSRPGQEPGSEPEPPVDRDPVVCHPDLGELLQACPAELPDEFFEVTVDDVRRRLAQLRSERKRLEEAPLVTKAFREAQKREKLERYPKVVLRVLFPDRYILQGFFRPNETVGDLRDFVRSHLGNPELPFYLFITPPKTILDDHRLTLFQPPPLPALAGMGLPGWLPAFPSRDRLHPAPGSGQISSLLPSCTLELRNQQASSWSPGCWNAPSPRLRLTCWWPGACPGLLGPRPRCQPLTLHPVTWSQRLRRGRWGSLNPAPRRPSRSRGIWARCPSG, encoded by the exons ATGGCGGCCCCAGCAGGCGGCGGGGGCTCCGCGGTGTCGGTACTGGCTCCGAACGGGCGGCGCCACACAGTGAAGGTGACGCCGAGCACCGTGCTGCTGCag GTTCTGGAGGACACATGCCAGCGGCAGAACTTCAACCCCAGCGAGTACGATCTGAA GTTTCAGAGGAATGTTCTTGACCTCTCTCTCCAGTGGAGATTTGCCAACCTGCCGAATAACGCCAAGCTGGAGATGGTGCCTGTCTCCCGGAGCCGCGAGGGGCCCGAGAACATG GTTCGCATCGCTCTGCAGCTGGATGATGGCTCCAGATTGCAAGACACTTTCTATTCAGGCCAGACGCTCTGGGAGCTTCTCAACCATTTTGCACAGACCAG ggAGTGCCTGGAGCAGCCGAGCGAGGCGAGCCCGGTCTGTGTGTACATGCGGGACGAG GTGACCGGCAGAGCCTCCTTGCAGAGCACGACGCTCAAGTCTCTAGGTCTCACCGGGGGCAGCGCCATCATCAG GTTCGCCATGAAGCGACGCAGTCAGGAGCCTGGGGTCTCCCGGACCAAGACCCCAGGGAGCCCGGCCCCCTCCCTGTCGGCCGACCAGGCCACCGGCGGCCCTCTGCTCCCGCTGAATTCGGTGGGGCTCAGCCAGGGTGACGTGAGCCATCAGGATGAAGTGGGCACCTCGGGGGCCAGCCGCGTGGACGCTCCAGCGAAGCAGATCTCGAAGgagcctgcccccgccccctttGTTCCTTTCTCAGGTGGGGGACGGCGACTGGGGGGCTCGTCCGGGTCTGCCAGGTCTCTGACGTCGCCCTCAGCCAAACCGCCGAAGTCCTTCTCCGGCCCGGGAGGCCCCTCCAAGCCGAAGAAGTCGAGGCCTGGCCAGGAGCCCGGGTCAGAGCCGGAGCCG CCGGTGGATCGGGACCCCGTGGTGTGCCACCCGGACCTGGGAGAGCTGCTCCAGGCTTGCCCTGCGGAGCTGCCGGATGAGTTCTTCGAGGTGACCGTGGACGACGTGAGGAGGCGCCTGGCCCAGCTCAGGAGCGAGCG GAAGCGCCTGGAGGAAGCGCCCTTAGTGACCAAGGCTTTCAGGGAGGCTCAGAAGAGGGAGAAGCTGGAGCGGTACCCCAAG GTGGTCCTGAGGGTCCTGTTCCCTGACCGCTACATCCTGCAGGGCTTTTTCCGCCCTAATGAGACAG TGGGGGATCTGCGGGACTTCGTGAGAAGCCACCTGGGGAATCCTGAGCTGCCATTCTATTTGT TCATCACTCCTCCAAAAACCATCCTGGATGACCACAGGCTGACCCTCTTTCAG CCTCCCCCGCTTCCTGCCCTGGCGGGGATGGGCCTACCCGGCTGGCTGCCAGCCTTCCCGAGCCGGGACCGCCTGCATCCTGCCCCGGGGTCTGG GCAGATCTCTTCCCTGCTGCCCTCGTGCACTTTGGAGCTGAGGAACCAACAG GCCTCTTCCTGGAGCCCAGGCTGCTGGAACGCACCGTCTCCCCGTCTGCGGCTGACTTGCTGGTGGCCAG GTGCATGCCCAGGGCTGCTGGGGCCCCGCCCCCGATGCCAGCCCCTGACCCTGCACCCCGTGACTTGGAGCCAACGGCTGAGGCGGGGGCGGTGGGGCTCCCTGAATCCCGCCCCGAGACGGCCCAGCCGGTCAAGAGGGATCTGGGCAAGGTGCCCAAGTGGCTGA
- the ASPSCR1 gene encoding tether containing UBX domain for GLUT4 isoform X4 → MAAPAGGGGSAVSVLAPNGRRHTVKVTPSTVLLQVLEDTCQRQNFNPSEYDLKFQRNVLDLSLQWRFANLPNNAKLEMVPVSRSREGPENMVRIALQLDDGSRLQDTFYSGQTLWELLNHFAQTRECLEQPSEASPVCVYMRDEVTGRASLQSTTLKSLGLTGGSAIIRFAMKRRSQEPGVSRTKTPGSPAPSLSADQATGGPLLPLNSVGLSQGDVSHQDEVGTSGASRVDAPAKQISKEPAPAPFVPFSGGGRRLGGSSGSARSLTSPSAKPPKSFSGPGGPSKPKKSRPGQEPGSEPEPPVDRDPVVCHPDLGELLQACPAELPDEFFEVTVDDVRRRLAQLRSERKRLEEAPLVTKAFREAQKREKLERYPKVVLRVLFPDRYILQGFFRPNETVGDLRDFVRSHLGNPELPFYLFITPPKTILDDHRLTLFQADLFPAALVHFGAEEPTGLFLEPRLLERTVSPSAADLLVARCMPRAAGAPPPMPAPDPAPRDLEPTAEAGAVGLPESRPETAQPVKRDLGKVPKWLKLPAGKR, encoded by the exons ATGGCGGCCCCAGCAGGCGGCGGGGGCTCCGCGGTGTCGGTACTGGCTCCGAACGGGCGGCGCCACACAGTGAAGGTGACGCCGAGCACCGTGCTGCTGCag GTTCTGGAGGACACATGCCAGCGGCAGAACTTCAACCCCAGCGAGTACGATCTGAA GTTTCAGAGGAATGTTCTTGACCTCTCTCTCCAGTGGAGATTTGCCAACCTGCCGAATAACGCCAAGCTGGAGATGGTGCCTGTCTCCCGGAGCCGCGAGGGGCCCGAGAACATG GTTCGCATCGCTCTGCAGCTGGATGATGGCTCCAGATTGCAAGACACTTTCTATTCAGGCCAGACGCTCTGGGAGCTTCTCAACCATTTTGCACAGACCAG ggAGTGCCTGGAGCAGCCGAGCGAGGCGAGCCCGGTCTGTGTGTACATGCGGGACGAG GTGACCGGCAGAGCCTCCTTGCAGAGCACGACGCTCAAGTCTCTAGGTCTCACCGGGGGCAGCGCCATCATCAG GTTCGCCATGAAGCGACGCAGTCAGGAGCCTGGGGTCTCCCGGACCAAGACCCCAGGGAGCCCGGCCCCCTCCCTGTCGGCCGACCAGGCCACCGGCGGCCCTCTGCTCCCGCTGAATTCGGTGGGGCTCAGCCAGGGTGACGTGAGCCATCAGGATGAAGTGGGCACCTCGGGGGCCAGCCGCGTGGACGCTCCAGCGAAGCAGATCTCGAAGgagcctgcccccgccccctttGTTCCTTTCTCAGGTGGGGGACGGCGACTGGGGGGCTCGTCCGGGTCTGCCAGGTCTCTGACGTCGCCCTCAGCCAAACCGCCGAAGTCCTTCTCCGGCCCGGGAGGCCCCTCCAAGCCGAAGAAGTCGAGGCCTGGCCAGGAGCCCGGGTCAGAGCCGGAGCCG CCGGTGGATCGGGACCCCGTGGTGTGCCACCCGGACCTGGGAGAGCTGCTCCAGGCTTGCCCTGCGGAGCTGCCGGATGAGTTCTTCGAGGTGACCGTGGACGACGTGAGGAGGCGCCTGGCCCAGCTCAGGAGCGAGCG GAAGCGCCTGGAGGAAGCGCCCTTAGTGACCAAGGCTTTCAGGGAGGCTCAGAAGAGGGAGAAGCTGGAGCGGTACCCCAAG GTGGTCCTGAGGGTCCTGTTCCCTGACCGCTACATCCTGCAGGGCTTTTTCCGCCCTAATGAGACAG TGGGGGATCTGCGGGACTTCGTGAGAAGCCACCTGGGGAATCCTGAGCTGCCATTCTATTTGT TCATCACTCCTCCAAAAACCATCCTGGATGACCACAGGCTGACCCTCTTTCAG GCAGATCTCTTCCCTGCTGCCCTCGTGCACTTTGGAGCTGAGGAACCAACAG GCCTCTTCCTGGAGCCCAGGCTGCTGGAACGCACCGTCTCCCCGTCTGCGGCTGACTTGCTGGTGGCCAG GTGCATGCCCAGGGCTGCTGGGGCCCCGCCCCCGATGCCAGCCCCTGACCCTGCACCCCGTGACTTGGAGCCAACGGCTGAGGCGGGGGCGGTGGGGCTCCCTGAATCCCGCCCCGAGACGGCCCAGCCGGTCAAGAGGGATCTGGGCAAGGTGCCCAAGTGGCTGAAGCTGCCAG CCGGCAAGAGGTGA
- the ASPSCR1 gene encoding tether containing UBX domain for GLUT4 isoform X1: MAAPAGGGGSAVSVLAPNGRRHTVKVTPSTVLLQVLEDTCQRQNFNPSEYDLKFQRNVLDLSLQWRFANLPNNAKLEMVPVSRSREGPENMVRIALQLDDGSRLQDTFYSGQTLWELLNHFAQTRECLEQPSEASPVCVYMRDEVTGRASLQSTTLKSLGLTGGSAIIRFAMKRRSQEPGVSRTKTPGSPAPSLSADQATGGPLLPLNSVGLSQGDVSHQDEVGTSGASRVDAPAKQISKEPAPAPFVPFSGGGRRLGGSSGSARSLTSPSAKPPKSFSGPGGPSKPKKSRPGQEPGSEPEPPVDRDPVVCHPDLGELLQACPAELPDEFFEVTVDDVRRRLAQLRSERKRLEEAPLVTKAFREAQKREKLERYPKVVLRVLFPDRYILQGFFRPNETVGDLRDFVRSHLGNPELPFYLFITPPKTILDDHRLTLFQADLFPAALVHFGAEEPTGLFLEPRLLERTVSPSAADLLVARCMPRAAGAPPPMPAPDPAPRDLEPTAEAGAVGLPESRPETAQPVKRDLGKVPKWLKLPERDPTAPCLQLPTLGSSILQPVWTRVDLGDAACRDLTLVNRGTDRCPP, translated from the exons ATGGCGGCCCCAGCAGGCGGCGGGGGCTCCGCGGTGTCGGTACTGGCTCCGAACGGGCGGCGCCACACAGTGAAGGTGACGCCGAGCACCGTGCTGCTGCag GTTCTGGAGGACACATGCCAGCGGCAGAACTTCAACCCCAGCGAGTACGATCTGAA GTTTCAGAGGAATGTTCTTGACCTCTCTCTCCAGTGGAGATTTGCCAACCTGCCGAATAACGCCAAGCTGGAGATGGTGCCTGTCTCCCGGAGCCGCGAGGGGCCCGAGAACATG GTTCGCATCGCTCTGCAGCTGGATGATGGCTCCAGATTGCAAGACACTTTCTATTCAGGCCAGACGCTCTGGGAGCTTCTCAACCATTTTGCACAGACCAG ggAGTGCCTGGAGCAGCCGAGCGAGGCGAGCCCGGTCTGTGTGTACATGCGGGACGAG GTGACCGGCAGAGCCTCCTTGCAGAGCACGACGCTCAAGTCTCTAGGTCTCACCGGGGGCAGCGCCATCATCAG GTTCGCCATGAAGCGACGCAGTCAGGAGCCTGGGGTCTCCCGGACCAAGACCCCAGGGAGCCCGGCCCCCTCCCTGTCGGCCGACCAGGCCACCGGCGGCCCTCTGCTCCCGCTGAATTCGGTGGGGCTCAGCCAGGGTGACGTGAGCCATCAGGATGAAGTGGGCACCTCGGGGGCCAGCCGCGTGGACGCTCCAGCGAAGCAGATCTCGAAGgagcctgcccccgccccctttGTTCCTTTCTCAGGTGGGGGACGGCGACTGGGGGGCTCGTCCGGGTCTGCCAGGTCTCTGACGTCGCCCTCAGCCAAACCGCCGAAGTCCTTCTCCGGCCCGGGAGGCCCCTCCAAGCCGAAGAAGTCGAGGCCTGGCCAGGAGCCCGGGTCAGAGCCGGAGCCG CCGGTGGATCGGGACCCCGTGGTGTGCCACCCGGACCTGGGAGAGCTGCTCCAGGCTTGCCCTGCGGAGCTGCCGGATGAGTTCTTCGAGGTGACCGTGGACGACGTGAGGAGGCGCCTGGCCCAGCTCAGGAGCGAGCG GAAGCGCCTGGAGGAAGCGCCCTTAGTGACCAAGGCTTTCAGGGAGGCTCAGAAGAGGGAGAAGCTGGAGCGGTACCCCAAG GTGGTCCTGAGGGTCCTGTTCCCTGACCGCTACATCCTGCAGGGCTTTTTCCGCCCTAATGAGACAG TGGGGGATCTGCGGGACTTCGTGAGAAGCCACCTGGGGAATCCTGAGCTGCCATTCTATTTGT TCATCACTCCTCCAAAAACCATCCTGGATGACCACAGGCTGACCCTCTTTCAG GCAGATCTCTTCCCTGCTGCCCTCGTGCACTTTGGAGCTGAGGAACCAACAG GCCTCTTCCTGGAGCCCAGGCTGCTGGAACGCACCGTCTCCCCGTCTGCGGCTGACTTGCTGGTGGCCAG GTGCATGCCCAGGGCTGCTGGGGCCCCGCCCCCGATGCCAGCCCCTGACCCTGCACCCCGTGACTTGGAGCCAACGGCTGAGGCGGGGGCGGTGGGGCTCCCTGAATCCCGCCCCGAGACGGCCCAGCCGGTCAAGAGGGATCTGGGCAAGGTGCCCAAGTGGCTGAAGCTGCCAG AAAGGGACCCCACCGCGCCCTGCCTGCAGCTCCCCACCCTGGGCTCATCGATTCTGCAGCCGGTCTGGACCCGCGTGGACCTGGGGGATGCCGCTTGCCGGGACCTCACTCTTGTGAACAGAGGCACAGACAGGTGTCCTCCCTGA
- the ASPSCR1 gene encoding tether containing UBX domain for GLUT4 isoform X3, with product MERTVLEDTCQRQNFNPSEYDLKFQRNVLDLSLQWRFANLPNNAKLEMVPVSRSREGPENMVRIALQLDDGSRLQDTFYSGQTLWELLNHFAQTRECLEQPSEASPVCVYMRDEVTGRASLQSTTLKSLGLTGGSAIIRFAMKRRSQEPGVSRTKTPGSPAPSLSADQATGGPLLPLNSVGLSQGDVSHQDEVGTSGASRVDAPAKQISKEPAPAPFVPFSGGGRRLGGSSGSARSLTSPSAKPPKSFSGPGGPSKPKKSRPGQEPGSEPEPPVDRDPVVCHPDLGELLQACPAELPDEFFEVTVDDVRRRLAQLRSERKRLEEAPLVTKAFREAQKREKLERYPKVVLRVLFPDRYILQGFFRPNETVGDLRDFVRSHLGNPELPFYLFITPPKTILDDHRLTLFQADLFPAALVHFGAEEPTGLFLEPRLLERTVSPSAADLLVARCMPRAAGAPPPMPAPDPAPRDLEPTAEAGAVGLPESRPETAQPVKRDLGKVPKWLKLPERDPTAPCLQLPTLGSSILQPVWTRVDLGDAACRDLTLVNRGTDRCPP from the exons ATGGAGAGGACG GTTCTGGAGGACACATGCCAGCGGCAGAACTTCAACCCCAGCGAGTACGATCTGAA GTTTCAGAGGAATGTTCTTGACCTCTCTCTCCAGTGGAGATTTGCCAACCTGCCGAATAACGCCAAGCTGGAGATGGTGCCTGTCTCCCGGAGCCGCGAGGGGCCCGAGAACATG GTTCGCATCGCTCTGCAGCTGGATGATGGCTCCAGATTGCAAGACACTTTCTATTCAGGCCAGACGCTCTGGGAGCTTCTCAACCATTTTGCACAGACCAG ggAGTGCCTGGAGCAGCCGAGCGAGGCGAGCCCGGTCTGTGTGTACATGCGGGACGAG GTGACCGGCAGAGCCTCCTTGCAGAGCACGACGCTCAAGTCTCTAGGTCTCACCGGGGGCAGCGCCATCATCAG GTTCGCCATGAAGCGACGCAGTCAGGAGCCTGGGGTCTCCCGGACCAAGACCCCAGGGAGCCCGGCCCCCTCCCTGTCGGCCGACCAGGCCACCGGCGGCCCTCTGCTCCCGCTGAATTCGGTGGGGCTCAGCCAGGGTGACGTGAGCCATCAGGATGAAGTGGGCACCTCGGGGGCCAGCCGCGTGGACGCTCCAGCGAAGCAGATCTCGAAGgagcctgcccccgccccctttGTTCCTTTCTCAGGTGGGGGACGGCGACTGGGGGGCTCGTCCGGGTCTGCCAGGTCTCTGACGTCGCCCTCAGCCAAACCGCCGAAGTCCTTCTCCGGCCCGGGAGGCCCCTCCAAGCCGAAGAAGTCGAGGCCTGGCCAGGAGCCCGGGTCAGAGCCGGAGCCG CCGGTGGATCGGGACCCCGTGGTGTGCCACCCGGACCTGGGAGAGCTGCTCCAGGCTTGCCCTGCGGAGCTGCCGGATGAGTTCTTCGAGGTGACCGTGGACGACGTGAGGAGGCGCCTGGCCCAGCTCAGGAGCGAGCG GAAGCGCCTGGAGGAAGCGCCCTTAGTGACCAAGGCTTTCAGGGAGGCTCAGAAGAGGGAGAAGCTGGAGCGGTACCCCAAG GTGGTCCTGAGGGTCCTGTTCCCTGACCGCTACATCCTGCAGGGCTTTTTCCGCCCTAATGAGACAG TGGGGGATCTGCGGGACTTCGTGAGAAGCCACCTGGGGAATCCTGAGCTGCCATTCTATTTGT TCATCACTCCTCCAAAAACCATCCTGGATGACCACAGGCTGACCCTCTTTCAG GCAGATCTCTTCCCTGCTGCCCTCGTGCACTTTGGAGCTGAGGAACCAACAG GCCTCTTCCTGGAGCCCAGGCTGCTGGAACGCACCGTCTCCCCGTCTGCGGCTGACTTGCTGGTGGCCAG GTGCATGCCCAGGGCTGCTGGGGCCCCGCCCCCGATGCCAGCCCCTGACCCTGCACCCCGTGACTTGGAGCCAACGGCTGAGGCGGGGGCGGTGGGGCTCCCTGAATCCCGCCCCGAGACGGCCCAGCCGGTCAAGAGGGATCTGGGCAAGGTGCCCAAGTGGCTGAAGCTGCCAG AAAGGGACCCCACCGCGCCCTGCCTGCAGCTCCCCACCCTGGGCTCATCGATTCTGCAGCCGGTCTGGACCCGCGTGGACCTGGGGGATGCCGCTTGCCGGGACCTCACTCTTGTGAACAGAGGCACAGACAGGTGTCCTCCCTGA
- the ASPSCR1 gene encoding tether containing UBX domain for GLUT4 isoform X6 — protein MVPVSRSREGPENMVRIALQLDDGSRLQDTFYSGQTLWELLNHFAQTRECLEQPSEASPVCVYMRDEVTGRASLQSTTLKSLGLTGGSAIIRFAMKRRSQEPGVSRTKTPGSPAPSLSADQATGGPLLPLNSVGLSQGDVSHQDEVGTSGASRVDAPAKQISKEPAPAPFVPFSGGGRRLGGSSGSARSLTSPSAKPPKSFSGPGGPSKPKKSRPGQEPGSEPEPPVDRDPVVCHPDLGELLQACPAELPDEFFEVTVDDVRRRLAQLRSERKRLEEAPLVTKAFREAQKREKLERYPKVVLRVLFPDRYILQGFFRPNETVGDLRDFVRSHLGNPELPFYLFITPPKTILDDHRLTLFQADLFPAALVHFGAEEPTGLFLEPRLLERTVSPSAADLLVARCMPRAAGAPPPMPAPDPAPRDLEPTAEAGAVGLPESRPETAQPVKRDLGKVPKWLKLPERDPTAPCLQLPTLGSSILQPVWTRVDLGDAACRDLTLVNRGTDRCPP, from the exons ATGGTGCCTGTCTCCCGGAGCCGCGAGGGGCCCGAGAACATG GTTCGCATCGCTCTGCAGCTGGATGATGGCTCCAGATTGCAAGACACTTTCTATTCAGGCCAGACGCTCTGGGAGCTTCTCAACCATTTTGCACAGACCAG ggAGTGCCTGGAGCAGCCGAGCGAGGCGAGCCCGGTCTGTGTGTACATGCGGGACGAG GTGACCGGCAGAGCCTCCTTGCAGAGCACGACGCTCAAGTCTCTAGGTCTCACCGGGGGCAGCGCCATCATCAG GTTCGCCATGAAGCGACGCAGTCAGGAGCCTGGGGTCTCCCGGACCAAGACCCCAGGGAGCCCGGCCCCCTCCCTGTCGGCCGACCAGGCCACCGGCGGCCCTCTGCTCCCGCTGAATTCGGTGGGGCTCAGCCAGGGTGACGTGAGCCATCAGGATGAAGTGGGCACCTCGGGGGCCAGCCGCGTGGACGCTCCAGCGAAGCAGATCTCGAAGgagcctgcccccgccccctttGTTCCTTTCTCAGGTGGGGGACGGCGACTGGGGGGCTCGTCCGGGTCTGCCAGGTCTCTGACGTCGCCCTCAGCCAAACCGCCGAAGTCCTTCTCCGGCCCGGGAGGCCCCTCCAAGCCGAAGAAGTCGAGGCCTGGCCAGGAGCCCGGGTCAGAGCCGGAGCCG CCGGTGGATCGGGACCCCGTGGTGTGCCACCCGGACCTGGGAGAGCTGCTCCAGGCTTGCCCTGCGGAGCTGCCGGATGAGTTCTTCGAGGTGACCGTGGACGACGTGAGGAGGCGCCTGGCCCAGCTCAGGAGCGAGCG GAAGCGCCTGGAGGAAGCGCCCTTAGTGACCAAGGCTTTCAGGGAGGCTCAGAAGAGGGAGAAGCTGGAGCGGTACCCCAAG GTGGTCCTGAGGGTCCTGTTCCCTGACCGCTACATCCTGCAGGGCTTTTTCCGCCCTAATGAGACAG TGGGGGATCTGCGGGACTTCGTGAGAAGCCACCTGGGGAATCCTGAGCTGCCATTCTATTTGT TCATCACTCCTCCAAAAACCATCCTGGATGACCACAGGCTGACCCTCTTTCAG GCAGATCTCTTCCCTGCTGCCCTCGTGCACTTTGGAGCTGAGGAACCAACAG GCCTCTTCCTGGAGCCCAGGCTGCTGGAACGCACCGTCTCCCCGTCTGCGGCTGACTTGCTGGTGGCCAG GTGCATGCCCAGGGCTGCTGGGGCCCCGCCCCCGATGCCAGCCCCTGACCCTGCACCCCGTGACTTGGAGCCAACGGCTGAGGCGGGGGCGGTGGGGCTCCCTGAATCCCGCCCCGAGACGGCCCAGCCGGTCAAGAGGGATCTGGGCAAGGTGCCCAAGTGGCTGAAGCTGCCAG AAAGGGACCCCACCGCGCCCTGCCTGCAGCTCCCCACCCTGGGCTCATCGATTCTGCAGCCGGTCTGGACCCGCGTGGACCTGGGGGATGCCGCTTGCCGGGACCTCACTCTTGTGAACAGAGGCACAGACAGGTGTCCTCCCTGA